Proteins encoded in a region of the Streptomyces sp. NBC_00310 genome:
- a CDS encoding helix-turn-helix domain-containing protein, with amino-acid sequence MTQIHTLDPGASPLDYYGYELRRCRETAGLTQKQLGEILGCATSLVGQIETARKCPTLEFSERVDVALETGGMLSRLAVLVMRHQLPVWFQQVAELEARAAGIYTFHTHMVQGLLQTEAYVRAVLGALDATDLDDRTAVRLARQRVFDKEEPPVLWAVLGEAALHQRIGGPEVMRGQLLKLLAFENNPRINVQILPFEAGAHAGLTGPFNLYRFDRDPDVVYTEGYGSGHPTAGLDTVRDCSLRYDHLQAAALSLRDSAELIRRVMEGRHGEQRRPGGHPVA; translated from the coding sequence GTGACCCAGATCCACACCCTCGATCCCGGCGCGTCACCACTGGACTACTACGGCTACGAGCTGCGGCGCTGCCGCGAGACGGCGGGCCTGACGCAGAAGCAGTTGGGGGAGATCCTCGGGTGCGCCACGTCCCTGGTCGGACAGATCGAGACGGCGAGGAAGTGCCCGACGCTGGAGTTCAGCGAGCGGGTGGACGTGGCGCTGGAGACGGGCGGGATGCTGTCCCGGCTCGCCGTCCTGGTGATGCGCCATCAACTTCCGGTCTGGTTCCAGCAGGTCGCCGAACTGGAGGCACGCGCCGCCGGGATCTACACGTTCCACACGCACATGGTCCAGGGCCTGCTCCAGACCGAGGCCTACGTCCGTGCCGTACTCGGCGCCCTGGACGCGACGGACCTCGACGACCGGACCGCCGTACGACTGGCCCGTCAGCGCGTCTTCGACAAGGAGGAGCCGCCCGTCCTGTGGGCCGTCCTCGGTGAGGCCGCGCTGCACCAGAGGATCGGCGGGCCGGAGGTCATGCGGGGCCAGCTGCTGAAACTGCTGGCCTTCGAGAACAACCCCCGGATCAACGTCCAGATCCTGCCCTTCGAGGCCGGGGCGCACGCGGGACTGACCGGCCCGTTCAACCTCTACCGCTTCGACCGCGACCCGGACGTCGTCTACACGGAGGGCTACGGGAGCGGGCATCCGACCGCCGGTTTGGACACCGTCAGGGACTGCTCGCTTCGTTACGATCATCTGCAGGCCGCCGCCCTCTCCCTCAGGGACTCGGCGGAGCTGATCCGACGGGTGATGGAGGGCCGTCATGGAGAGCAACGCCGTCCCGGCGGGCACCCGGTGGCGTAG
- a CDS encoding DUF397 domain-containing protein has translation MESNAVPAGTRWRRSRHSSDQGGDCVEVAAAPSPSPTVAVRDSKNPVGPRLTLTPAAFSAFLGWVSSAHTA, from the coding sequence ATGGAGAGCAACGCCGTCCCGGCGGGCACCCGGTGGCGTAGGTCGCGCCACAGCAGCGACCAGGGCGGCGACTGCGTGGAAGTCGCCGCAGCCCCCTCGCCCTCGCCCACCGTCGCCGTTCGCGACTCCAAGAACCCGGTGGGCCCCCGACTCACCCTGACGCCCGCCGCGTTCAGCGCCTTCCTCGGCTGGGTCTCGTCAGCACACACCGCCTGA